Within Vicia villosa cultivar HV-30 ecotype Madison, WI linkage group LG1, Vvil1.0, whole genome shotgun sequence, the genomic segment gggggggcagtTCGTCAATTATAAGAGCAATCTGAAATTGTTCATCGAGGGCCTACCTCCAGTTATGATTTCATgagcaattttttgaatttcgtgGCTTTGAGTTTCCACAGACCTTTCATCCACCATCTTATAGTTCAAGTAGCGGTTGACAAACATATTTTTTGCACCTGTTTTTTCAGTATCATATTTCTTTTATAGAGCTTCTCATACCTGTTTAGCAGTCTTACAATTACTGTAGTAATCATAAAGATCATCAACAAGACTGTTCAGAATGTGATTTTTGCAGAGATAGTCATGCTCTTGCCATAGGGAGATTTCTTTCTTGAGTTGTAAATCATCTGTTGCAGCTTTAGCTTTTGCAGTAGAGTCTAATTCAGTTGAGTTAACAACTCCTTCTGAATTCACAGTGTTGTTACCATTAGTTTGTTCGGTTAATCTAGAAGGAGCAACAAGGATATCCTTAGTTAAAACGTGGACAACATTCTTTAAAGTTAAGAAAATTTTCATCTTAGCTTGCCAATGTTTGAAGTGAGAACTTTCAAACTTAAACGGTTTTCCAGAGACAGCAGTGGCCGTAGTAGTACCGATCATTTCCTCATTAGTCATGGCAGTTAAAGCAACATCTTAAAATCGTTGTtctaagtttttttaataaatttccaCAAAGAAAATTACTGGGACGAATCGCGTACTAGGTCGCTTTCTTTAAGACTTTTTTTCGTACTGCCAACAATTATGCAATGTAGTCGAGTTTCGATGACGtctttaatataaaataactCGTTCAAAAGTATGATTGCCACCTGCACTGTAATGAATCGTTCAAAGAAATACACCTTTAGATGATATTTAAATCAGTCGTGGTATCCGGAAATAATCCAGTAGTTAATGGCGCGATAAGCCACTcgaaaaataaaacagaaaaataatttGAGATGAAGAAAATGAGGGAGAAGAGAGATTTCGAAAGGTTCAGAAATATGAAGTGGTTTGCAACGAATTGAAAAACTCTATTTATATGGAATAGGCTCAACTAAGTGGAGCAAAAATCGTGGGAGAGAGTTGAAAATTCCAGGCCCTTTACATGTCGTTTTTGCTTGGTCAGCAAGTCAGACTCTGGCTCATTCTTGAAGGGTAGGGCAAACTCAGTCAAAACTAGGTTTTGATTAGTGGCACGTCATAaatgtttattaatattaattaatttccaCGAAATCaactaataaataattattttccacaaaatcaattaataaataatttatttccaCTTAAATTCGGATTCCAAAAATTAATTCATCTATATTGGACGCACGGAGGCGGCCATACGGCGGTGGCGCGACTGTGTATAGATGGCTTGGTGTTGTGtcttcatcatttgatcaagtggGAATATATATACTACTAATATTTGTATTTCTTCCCATATGAGACTAAAATGAatcatttcaaattcattcttACTCGGGCTTATTTATTatccatttaaaataaataaataattccaATTCCTACTCCAAATTTTAATCATACCAAGATTTCCAACCGTTTCAAATTCAGGTCACAAAAATCATCTCAAAGCTAAACATCTATAACTGAACCGTTTATTATATATCACTCCTCAAAATACCACCTCAAGATGAGTACCACAAGATGAGTCATTAAATAAATACCACCTCAAGATGAGTGCCACAAGATGATATATGAGTCATTAAATAATCTGCAtatgttatattattattgttattggaaGGAGCAAGAGCAACCATAGTCAAATTTGGTTACTACCAAATTAATAGTGAAATGCTAAGCTTACACAAAACTTTACACTACACCGTATAAAGTGCCTTGtttcttaattttttaatattttatttgcatCTTGAAACATGTGTTTGTACAAAATTTGAAAACCATACTCACATAATAGAATACGGTGTAACATTACGGTGTCAAAGTTGGGTGTAAGCATAGCACCCCTCAAATTAATATTCTTCCAACTTCCAAACTCATAAACATACATACCTATTTGAATAAATCAGAATTGGTCAAATAACCAtttgcaaaaaataaataaataaataacataaacaacATCCACAAAAGAACCTTAGCAAATACATCATCAGTCCTAAAATTACTGGTTCTTCCACCTCAAACAAATCAAAATTGTTATCTTACAATTTTACACTCGTTTCCTTctataactatttattttatcatcccATCTCTTTTAACTTTTGATAATCTACAAATGAGATATGAGGAAAATCATTATCTTACCGATTAGTATAGTAAATTATTGAGTATGATCAAAGGTACCAAGCAATTGCCTTGCACGAACCCTAACTTGTAAACGAACAAGTGCATGCATACACTGCATTGCTATACGCGATTGTCTCCTCACGCACACCCCACGAACCAATGCTTGCAGTTTCACTAAACTTTTCAACGCCTTATGTGCTCGTCTTGCCTGTTCAATTCAACCATAACAAATcaagttaattaaaattaacatGATACTATTCGTAGCCACAACTCTGAAAAAAATGTGTGTTTAAATGTCAGTATCCGacatttaattcatatatttttttcaaattattctaGCAAAGTTTATATAGTACAAAATTTACAAAATATCAATAACTGTTACTTACGAGATGACCCCTGAAATGAGCTTGAATCTTAATTGCTGCAAAGTCTTCCTTAGTGAATAATTTGGTTGATGAAGAATTAATTGGCGGTGGTGATGGTAATCTGATAAAACCTTCCCTGTTGGTGGTTGTGACGGTGGTTGATTCATTTTCAAGTATTGGTTGTTCGCTTTGATTTGTACAAACACTTATACGAGGAGGGAGAGTTATGTCTCTGTTGGATGATCTTAGGATTTTTCTTCGAACGTTTCTCAACCATTTTCGGTATTCAACCATTTTACTTTGGCTTGTTTACTTTTAGTTTGGAATGTGAATTGTATTTGTATATATGGACATTGAACGTGCATAGataattagttttatttataattaaaattgtgatttgatgtaattatattaattaattataattttttgtataAATTGAACTAATTATCTcttctatttaattaattatatataaaggTAGGTGTATATGAAATATTTTATTGTGTATCTGTGTTGATGTGATTGATTAATTTACGCTATGGGAGGAAGTGGCGTAAAGAAATGGGAGAGTTTGTTTGTGGGCAACATGTTTGGTTTTGAAATGTCAGAATTCAGGAAACGGAAAACGTGGGGAGATGTTTTGCTCCTGAAGGGTACACTGTGTTTTAGAAGCATTTTCTTATTTGGATTGTAAGCTTAATTACTTGACACAAACTTCACCCCCTTACCATacatttaggctatgtttgggattACTTTTATCCATCTTATGGGTACAAGTTACCCGCGATGAAAAGTCACAAAAGTTTTTATATTTCCGATCTACATCTTCGGTAGCATTTAAATTTAACATGTTGAACACTATAGTGAGTAAGCCAATCTATTTtgcccaaaaaatatttttcaaatgcaTTTCcataataacttttattttaaaacttatgaTTTTCACGCTCGAGCTATGGAGACATCTCTCCgatgtgttttaattaaaataactcGCGTTAGACTCTTTCCACTTCTTTCTTCATTTGTTACATTTTAACAAAACCTTTTAAAGAGCTCGTGAGCAAGATTAGGTGcgtcatttttcaaatttcaacacTATTTCTACCTTATTGCAATCAATCTCAGTATATTTTATTCACTCTATTCAAGCTTTCGCACTACAACTCTCAATTGGTAAgtttcttattttttctttttttgagttGTTATGCATATTTTGGATaaaaataggttgcttaaaatgTATTAGTTTGTAGTTACATTAAAAAATAGGTAGTTTGTGTATACATGCATTCACATTTATTAGTGTTTAGGGGATTTTCTGCGTTTTCTGCAATCGCACACTTTTACAGAGATGCATCTTCAGATTTTACCTTTCATGttttacggagatgcatctccatatTTTACTTGCTTTGATTTCGATATGATTTCCTAGTTTGTATTATACGAACAATGGTTGAAAACCAAGACAGATTGAGGCACAATTGTGTATCCCAACATGCTCCGTTCGTAGGGAAAAGGTAGTGCGCTGAAGGCCACAAATTAGTGCTAATTCGTTCGATGCAGAAGTGTTGACTTCACATTCTCACGTGTCTCAAACTTCACAAGGCCGTGTGTCTCATACTTAACCTCTCGAGGGAACATTTTTCCTGTTGACCCTCCACCTTATGAAACTCATGAAGCGCAATAGGAGGAACCTGTTGCTACTGCTGCTCCTGTTCCTGATAGTTTTCCAAGAGGCTCATATGACATCTCCTTAATTCCTCCCTATGAAGAACATATTTCTTTGTAAACCTATAAGCTTTCTGCTGCTGATAATTCCCCTTCATCATATCCATATAAGATGCTTTCGACTTTGATTGAAGTAAGGTTTTGTAGCTAATAGTTTTCCAAAGAGAAGTAACGATTATGAGTGTTAACTTAACAGTAACAACTCCACTTTTATCATCCTCTCTCAAGAACATGTGTCTGTCGTTTTTACTGCCAACACAATACACAAACAAACTACTAGAATCATGTTGAATTTCACTAATTTTAATTTCTAAATTCCCGTAAATCGAAACAGGAACCATTTTACTCTCATCTAAAAGCTCAGCCAAAGTCATCGGAAACTTAAGTTCAACTATTTTAACTTTCTTACTCTTCACTAAACTAgataaatataaatcaaataaagaaTCAGAATTAGAACCTAAATCATCATCTTCGGTGAAATCTCCTGGAGTTTCATCAAAATTCACTGCAAGGCCCTTGAGTCGCTCGATTTCTTCGGCATCATCGACTTCATATGGTTGAAGCTCTTTGTGAATGACTTCGGAAATATCCTCTTTGGCGTGATTAGGTTTGAGAAGACCTTGTTTAACAAACTCTCTGCATTTGAGAGTGATTGCTTTGTCGATTTCACCAAACAAATCGTCTTGAGAGGATTCAATAGAGGAAGCTTTGTCGGAAACGTCACCGACATCGTCGATTACGATGAGGTAAGTGGCTTGGTTGTTTTTAAAATCCTCTTCATCATCTGGTACAAGGAGAGAGTTCTCAGTATTTGTAGTCCCGAAATCGAATCTGTTGTCGAGGAGAGGGGCGATGGTGATGTCTTCGGGATCGTCGTATAGATGAACATTGGTGCCGATTCGGAATACCGCCATCGACGCTTTGCTTAGAGATTCCTCCGTCGCTCCGAATTGGGGAAACCTTTTAGCTTATCTATTGAAATGAGAAGCGAATGTTTGAGATCAGATTTGTTTCGATTTTAATTGAAGGTGAATTAGGGAGAGACGGTGGGTGTAGGTATAAACCATTGCGTTTGAGGatggggtttggggttttggaagAGGGTTTCACCAATTCTTATTGTAGAGTGGGCTGCCGAAAATGGGATTTGGAGGAAGAGATGAAGGTGTTGGTGTGGGTGTGAGTTCTAGAAGTTCGGGTTTTTGGTTGAAAAATGGGAAGGTTGAAATGATTTTGAGTATGATGTTGGTTTATTTGGATTTTGTGAGAatggtttttgaattttttgtgaGTTTTTCTTAAAAGAGGGTTAAGACACTTGCAAATGCTTCTCAAAATCTCTTCTAATTGTGTAGGATGTTTTTGTTGGTTGTAGTTGTTGATGATAATTATTGTAGTAGTATGAATAATGAGATAATGAATATGGATTAGGTGGATGTGGTGTATACCCATGATTAAAATACAAATATGGGGTTGTAACATGTGGATTTGTGGAATAAGATAAGAAAATTTCCCTtggaaaagatggaaatgagGAAGTGATTAGAGATGTAAAAGAGGGGTTTGCGGGATAGGTAAGAGGAATGCTCCatggatgatatgaaagtgtATGATAAGGGTAATCCACAGGAGGATTTGAGTACAGGAATGAAAGCATAACTTGATAGGAAACAATTTCTATCAAAGCTATGAACTAGGGTTTGTAATAGAAAAGAGGATGAACAATacaaaaaaatctaataaaattaaaataacatctTTTTCATTCAATTGATAATTTTGCCATCTCTCAACGAGAACATATATAGTAGTAGTGGATAGTAACTAAAGACTCATTAACTAATTAAAGTCGAcatcaataatattttaaggTTCTAAAATCTTTCTAAATAACATTACTgattaaataacaataatataaattctaCTTCTAATTAATCATAATCCTTACTCTATCACATTAGCAAAGCGTTCAATTGAGTCACTCCTAATTTTATCTATAAATAGTCTTTACACAACTCCTAACCCCGTCTTACAATTCTCTTTAACCTCTTTTAAAAAATACCTTTTAAACTtccctttttatttaaatatttgggACTCTAGAATTAAGAGTAAGAAAtaatcaaaaatacaaaaatttaagaATTTAGATAATTTTTTTAGTATGAGATTAGAATTttgaaaatgtatatttgaaatttttatatataaattaaattaatttttagttactaatttaataataaaaatttaataataagtttaagtaaaataatattataaacattttaattttctttttagtaGGATCAAGACGATGACATAGACGAAAAATCTATCGTAAGATCACCGTTGACCGAAACAACAACTCGTATATCACTAAGAGAATATCTTATCCCATCCCTTAGATCTCTTACCCACAATTGATTTATCGAAATTGTCTCTCTGTTTTTGTAAATGTACCtcaagaaatatttttttaaaaaattttgattttttcaaTATATGCATTTTCAGAAGCATTAAAATAGAGTGTTCCGTAAATGTATctcaagaaatattttttttaaaaattttgattttttcagTAGATGCATTTTCAGAAGCATTAAAATAGAGTGTTCCGTAAATGCACCTACGAAACATTCAAATCAACTACATTTCACTCATAAACcccaattttttaaataaaaacagaacatcaaattatagtaaatcaaaataattgaaaaatctCAACTGCACTACTTTGATTATTTGATGTAGCTacgaaatattttatttaatttgaaaatttttcaattaatttgaGATCTTCTCAAATTTTACTATGTTTAACACTTCCGTAGATACGTctatggaaaaaatcaaattttaaaaaaaatgttttcgaaagtacatttaaaaaaacaaaaatataaataaaattttgcaggatgaaaaaaaaatttaaggaaTGGATTGAGATTTTCTCTCACTAATATCTCCCAAGACATTGTATTCAAACCATAATTTGCAAGCAAaagtttttcttctttttcttattttactttttttatatattatcttgtaatgtTAACTTCCGTCCTTTTATTACAAAACCCGTGACGTGTTTGTGAAAAGGCTTAGCAGAGAATGGTTTTCTTGAGCTGGGTTCGCCCCACTACCCAAGATCAAAACACTTGCATAAACAAGTAAGTGCCACACCATTCATTCAATCTTAACAACCCATTCTCAATTTGagttattatttttctctctgtcATTTATAGATACGTTATTTACCAGGTCAGGTACTTTCAATTATGATGATAAATATAAAGGAGCTACTGCCAAATCCTTGTCTTCACTTCAACAAGATAAAGGGTTCTCCAGTGATGGTTTTTTACTCAATAATGCTAGAGTTCTGATGGGTACTGGTGTTGATACTTTTGAAAAGGGCAAGACTGCTCTCCGAACTTGGAGGTATGTTTATGCATGTCAAATTGAACAAGACATATATAACACATGTTTATGCATCATGCTCATGGTTTTAAACTGCGGATGTGGTTGCTGGTGTTCCGATTGCGGTCAATGCAGTTGTTATGATACGCATTGTGGCCGTTGCTGCGTGAATTTTGATTTAGAGGTATTTGAAATGCATCGTTGGAAAATATTTAATGTAATGATTTTTCATTACATCATAAGTAAATTGAGTTTTAAGAATTCTAAACAAATGAGATTTAACGAAAATACTTGAAGAAACATGAGCAAAGTTGTCTGATACAATTTTTAATGCGGTCCGATGCAGTTGTAGAGACTATTGTTTCAGTAATATTGTAACCCCAATTACAGTTgtggaccgcaattt encodes:
- the LOC131608882 gene encoding protein IQ-DOMAIN 20, whose protein sequence is MVEYRKWLRNVRRKILRSSNRDITLPPRISVCTNQSEQPILENESTTVTTTNREGFIRLPSPPPINSSSTKLFTKEDFAAIKIQAHFRGHLARRAHKALKSLVKLQALVRGVCVRRQSRIAMQCMHALVRLQVRVRARQLLGTFDHTQ